DNA from Streptococcus parasuis:
TCTCACTTATTATATTCACAATGCAAAATAAATTTTGGAATTTTTTTCAAAAAAAGTTAAATTGTATCAATTTCAGAACTCACACTTCAATCGCCCATTCTGGAGATATTAAAGGTGGGTACGTTTCTATTCCCACAAACTCCTTGTCAATGGAAACAAACACGTACCCACAGGGTAAATGGAAATAGAAACTGAAATTTTCTAGCTATTACTTCTACTCATTCCAAAAATTTTCTCACTCTGATACTTCCCCACCATAAAGCAAAAAGCCTTGGTTTCAAGGCTTTTCAGTATCCCTTTCGTTCCAATGTTTCTAGGCTTTTACGAGCAGAGCAACACACTCGACGTGTGCTGAGAGCTTTCTTCTATACTAATAGACGAAAGTGAGTAAAAGTGATTTTAGAATTATACTGTGGAACGAAACAGTAGTCCTAGTATTGACTATCTTTCTAAAATCTCTTCAATAAGCGATTCTCCCCCTCTAGCTAATAATTCCTGAATTTTATCCTATGTATGAAATCAATTAACTTCATAGGTCACATGCCTTAGCATATCTGCTGCAATCTCATTTATTGGGTAAGGATAGTTCCCCTTCAATATCTGATAAGAGAGATTTGCAAATACATCCGCATCTTCAAAATCTTTTAGAAAAACTCCTATAGCTTGAATGGACCGATTGAATCAACTTTTTACCCTGTTCCTCATCAATTTGCATAAAGCGCAACAACGCTCTTACAAGAACACTACCTTTAAAGATACATTTTTTACACAAGTTCGCACCTGTCATTTCATAGATATAGCTCTCAACATCAGAATCAAAATCCCTGCTTTCGATCTTATCCCAAATCATTGTCTCAAAGTTTTCAGCTGTTCTAATATGGAACCACCTATTTAGGTAATTTAACATATCAATTGCATCGTCATATCTATAGTCCGGATTAAGATTTGGAGCTTTTTCACTTACTGGACGCAAGAAGTACGAAAAGTCTTCTGGATTTCTCGTCATTACAAAGTTAATAATACATCCTAATGGAAAAACATCACTTCGTTTATCAGCATCTTTCAATAAAGTTAGTTGCTCGGGAGCACAATAGAAA
Protein-coding regions in this window:
- a CDS encoding protein kinase domain-containing protein, with the protein product MNNVLSRLSKVYQLSKKNNGIIRVYDFDLDSCSYTMERADSTLENFVKASSLSDKSKINIIRQIVHTISLVHQRGVLHRDLSPTNIFFVDNIIKLADFGLGKNLNTLTSHQTMGTASFGELFYCAPEQLTLLKDADKRSDVFPLGCIINFVMTRNPEDFSYFLRPVSEKAPNLNPDYRYDDAIDMLNYLNRWFHIRTAENFETMIWDKIESRDFDSDVESYIYEMTGANLCKKCIFKGSVLVRALLRFMQIDEEQGKKLIQSVHSSYRSFSKRF